From a single Pseudomonadota bacterium genomic region:
- a CDS encoding helix-turn-helix transcriptional regulator: protein MNYKKKGYSPLTLNALFKFARELQNIKQGEISKNANITSSAISMFEHGTTNFKEETIENIAHCLNISSDYAKSMIGNPFKSEKLIKMFVQESFLGRVDYSIFELFLDFNDKLQFLFLIPEFSIGKILKAKTIELSIYAIAMKDSDNNIFIFRRRPKISFFVGEKGFQTTMNKKAKKEKKDIDFKTIDIEKPIFYKILSWSIEREDVENLFGNKSESIDEKMIHDEGRIRLLNMVAEMGISPDKAIELLSKMDKINSKK from the coding sequence ATGAATTACAAGAAAAAAGGTTACTCTCCCTTAACCCTCAATGCATTATTTAAATTTGCCAGGGAACTGCAAAACATAAAGCAAGGTGAAATATCTAAAAACGCGAATATTACCTCTTCAGCCATTTCCATGTTTGAGCATGGTACGACTAATTTCAAAGAAGAGACCATCGAAAATATTGCTCATTGCCTGAATATATCTTCTGATTATGCTAAATCGATGATAGGAAATCCCTTCAAGTCCGAAAAATTGATTAAAATGTTTGTTCAGGAATCATTCTTAGGAAGGGTGGATTATTCAATATTTGAACTTTTTTTGGATTTTAACGATAAATTACAATTTCTATTTCTTATTCCTGAGTTCTCTATAGGTAAAATACTGAAAGCAAAAACTATAGAGCTGTCGATATATGCAATTGCAATGAAAGATTCAGACAATAATATCTTCATTTTCAGGCGAAGACCGAAGATTAGCTTCTTTGTTGGCGAAAAAGGCTTTCAAACTACAATGAACAAAAAAGCCAAAAAAGAAAAAAAAGATATTGATTTTAAAACCATTGATATAGAAAAACCTATTTTTTACAAGATATTATCATGGTCAATCGAGAGGGAAGATGTAGAAAATTTGTTTGGCAATAAATCTGAATCAATAGATGAAAAAATGATTCATGACGAAGGTAGAATAAGGTTGCTCAATATGGTAGCAGAAATGGGAATTTCACCAGATAAAGCCATTGAGTTACTCTCAAAAATGGACAAAATAAACAGCAAAAAATAA